The Deltaproteobacteria bacterium genome segment CCGCTCTCGGGCTTCAGGCGACCCACGGGGCGAGTGAGCCCTTGGATATTGAAGCTGACCTCATTCCCGGTCAGCGCTTCCACGGTGTCGTTTGCCAAGTAGATGGTAATGCCGTTCAACAGCACCGAGAGGCTGACGGGATCGCTCGCGAGCGCCCCCAGTTCGGGGAACAAGGTCATACGGTAGGCGCCGTCGAGCGCCTTTGGGATCGAGACCGCGGCCTCCAACTGGCCGTCAGCATCGAAGTCGCCCTCTTCGTAGAGGGCACCGGGGATGAGGTTGAGGTTGCGCCGGATGATGCGATCGAGCGGATCGCGCACCTCGGTGTTGACCGGCCCCTCCGACTGGACCAGCAGCCTGAGTGCTGGGTTATCCGCGATGAAGATCTCACGGCTGCGGTCGGCGTTACTGCCGGTGATGTCACAGTTCGACAGGAACACGATGTGGGTCCCGTCCCCGCTGACCTTCGGCATTGTATTCGAGCAAGTCGCCGTGCTCGTCAGCTGCGTGAAGGCCTTACGCGTTGAATCGTAGAGCACGATCTCCTGATTGCGATCGGGGTTGCCCCCGGTGGCATTGAAGGAGGTCACGAAGACCACCCAGCGCCCGTCGTCGCTCACCGACGGCGAGCTGCCGCCGAAGGCGCCGGCCGCGGTCTCGGTCACCAGCGTCGGCCGCCGGTTAACAATGAGGAACACGGCGTCCGAGCCCTCGGGGTTGAGATTGGCGATGTTGCTTGACGAAACGAAGGCAATGAACCGGCCGTCGACATTGATGGCGCCATCGTAACTGGAGCCGTTACCCTGGGCATCGTAGGTCAGCTGACCGAACCTATAGGTCGCGCTGTCGTAGATTATCAACTCCGAGCTGTAGTCGAGGTTGGCGACAAGGTTACTGGTCGTCTCGAAGACGACAAAGCGGCCATCGCCGCTGACCTTGGGGTTCAGACTCTCACCGTCGCCGTTGGGATCGACGCTGGCGGCGAAGTTCACGCCGCTGCGGTTGAAATACACCTCGTTGCTGAAGTCGGGGTTACGGCGGCTGAGGTTGCTGTTGGTCTCGTAAGCGATGCGGGTCCCGTCCCGGTTGATCGAAGGGCGGCCGCTGGAGCCCTCGCCGAGGTAATCCCGCGTCATCTGGTAGAAACGCCGATTGCTGCGATCGTACTTGAAGATCTCGTCGCTGCCGTCGGCATTGGCACGGGTGTAATCGGCGCTCGAGCTGAAAGCCACCCAGCGCCCATCGGCGCTGATGCTCGGATCGCTACCGCCGTCAGTTGTGATCAGGCTCCAGGTGCCGGTGATGGCTTCGTAGACGAACACATTGGTGCGCGGCACAGGATTCAAACCGGCGATGTTGGCGTTCGAGCTGAAGGCGACGTATCGCCCGTCGCCGCTGACAGACGGCACACTGGTCAGCTTGCCAGCGGGCAGGTCCGTGACTTGCAGGATGTCGGCATGACCCACTGATGTCCCGACCCCCGCTGCCACCAACACGGCGAGCGCGCGCAAGCCCCAGCGCATATGCGCTATTGG includes the following:
- a CDS encoding PD40 domain-containing protein, translating into MRWGLRALAVLVAAGVGTSVGHADILQVTDLPAGKLTSVPSVSGDGRYVAFSSNANIAGLNPVPRTNVFVYEAITGTWSLITTDGGSDPSISADGRWVAFSSSADYTRANADGSDEIFKYDRSNRRFYQMTRDYLGEGSSGRPSINRDGTRIAYETNSNLSRRNPDFSNEVYFNRSGVNFAASVDPNGDGESLNPKVSGDGRFVVFETTSNLVANLDYSSELIIYDSATYRFGQLTYDAQGNGSSYDGAINVDGRFIAFVSSSNIANLNPEGSDAVFLIVNRRPTLVTETAAGAFGGSSPSVSDDGRWVVFVTSFNATGGNPDRNQEIVLYDSTRKAFTQLTSTATCSNTMPKVSGDGTHIVFLSNCDITGSNADRSREIFIADNPALRLLVQSEGPVNTEVRDPLDRIIRRNLNLIPGALYEEGDFDADGQLEAAVSIPKALDGAYRMTLFPELGALASDPVSLSVLLNGITIYLANDTVEALTGNEVSFNIQGLTRPVGRLKPESGLLSRVLLYGTFTQPPAATGPVTIRITDGANAAVFDLGRVEHYPVVGRRKSFSGSVNGFQVSMSIYTGWDGVARLNFVARGGDLTMFDGTGHVTMTVVVQVGKDTYLYQRRFKRFSTGELILQ